The following coding sequences lie in one Rhizobium binae genomic window:
- a CDS encoding flavin reductase — protein MEEQVSKTEFRNAMARVCAPVNVITTNGPAGRGGFTATAMCSVTDEPPTLLVCMNSRSAQTDLFFENRRFCVNVLTQEHKDLAGYFAGQRADMNERYAAADWITFRSGSQALSDAIVSFDCRLTEVRLVGTHNIFIGEVIDIRSRVDGHALLYFDRNYVHVPTQAGSFGG, from the coding sequence ATGGAGGAGCAAGTCTCGAAAACCGAGTTCCGCAATGCGATGGCAAGGGTCTGCGCCCCCGTCAACGTCATCACCACCAACGGACCCGCCGGGCGCGGCGGGTTCACCGCCACCGCGATGTGCAGCGTCACCGACGAACCCCCGACGCTGCTCGTCTGCATGAACAGCCGCTCGGCCCAGACGGACCTGTTCTTCGAAAACCGCCGCTTCTGCGTCAACGTGCTGACGCAGGAACACAAGGATCTCGCCGGCTATTTCGCCGGCCAGCGGGCCGACATGAACGAGCGCTACGCGGCGGCCGATTGGATCACGTTCCGCTCGGGCAGCCAGGCGCTCAGCGACGCCATCGTCTCCTTCGATTGCCGCCTGACGGAAGTCCGCCTCGTCGGCACGCACAATATCTTCATCGGAGAAGTCATCGATATAAGAAGCCGCGTCGATGGCCACGCGCTGCTATACTTCGACCGGAATTATGTGCACGTGCCGACACAGGCCGGCAGCTTCGGAGGATAG
- a CDS encoding aldehyde dehydrogenase, producing the protein MQDKIDRLRTLPVSLQSLFIDGAWRPAANGATMDVISPIDGVRLTTIADAGAEDVDQAVKAARRAFEKGSWSRAAPAERKKVMLKIAELIEKNALELAVLGVRDNGTEISMALKAEPGSAAGTFRYYAEAIDKVYGEIAATADNILGLVHREPVGVVAAIVPWNFPMMIGAWKIAPALAAGNSVVLKPAEGASLTLLRLAELCAEAGLPDGVLNVVTGRGAVSGEALGLHMDIDVLAFTGSGPVGRRLLEYSARSNLKRVYLELGGKSPNIVFADAPDLDQAAKVSAYGIFRNSGQVCVAGSRLLVEKPIHQAFSEKVAGIAAAMKVGDPLQLSTEAGAVSSEIQLQKDLGHVAQALSEGAQLRTGGARILEETGGYYMRPAVFDVSPSMTLAREEVFGPILSIIPFETEAHALQIANATEYGLASAVWTANLSRAHRMVRGIRAGVVHVNTYGGADNSVPLGGVKQSGNGHDKSLHALDKYVDLKTAWIQL; encoded by the coding sequence ATGCAGGACAAGATCGATCGGTTGCGGACATTGCCCGTTTCCTTACAATCGCTTTTCATCGACGGCGCCTGGCGCCCGGCCGCAAACGGCGCCACGATGGATGTCATCTCGCCGATCGACGGCGTGAGGCTGACGACGATCGCAGACGCCGGCGCCGAAGATGTCGACCAGGCGGTCAAGGCGGCGCGGCGCGCCTTCGAAAAGGGCAGCTGGTCGCGGGCAGCGCCCGCCGAGCGCAAGAAGGTGATGCTGAAGATCGCCGAACTGATCGAGAAGAACGCGCTCGAACTCGCCGTGCTCGGCGTGCGCGACAACGGCACGGAAATCTCCATGGCGCTGAAGGCCGAGCCGGGCAGCGCTGCCGGCACCTTCCGCTACTATGCCGAGGCGATCGACAAGGTTTATGGCGAGATTGCAGCGACCGCCGACAACATTCTCGGCCTTGTCCACCGCGAACCGGTGGGCGTCGTCGCCGCCATCGTGCCGTGGAATTTCCCGATGATGATCGGCGCCTGGAAAATCGCGCCCGCGCTCGCGGCCGGCAATTCCGTGGTGCTGAAACCGGCCGAGGGCGCGTCGCTTACGCTGCTGCGGCTTGCCGAACTTTGCGCCGAGGCGGGATTGCCGGATGGCGTGCTCAACGTCGTCACCGGGCGCGGCGCCGTCAGCGGCGAGGCACTCGGACTGCACATGGATATCGATGTGCTCGCCTTTACCGGTTCCGGCCCGGTCGGCCGCCGGCTGCTCGAATATTCGGCGCGTTCCAACCTGAAACGCGTCTATCTGGAACTCGGCGGCAAATCGCCGAACATCGTCTTTGCCGATGCGCCGGATCTCGATCAGGCCGCCAAGGTCTCCGCCTACGGCATCTTCCGCAATTCCGGCCAGGTCTGCGTCGCAGGCTCCCGCCTGCTGGTCGAAAAACCGATCCACCAGGCTTTTTCGGAAAAGGTCGCCGGCATTGCCGCGGCCATGAAGGTCGGGGACCCCTTGCAGCTTTCGACCGAGGCCGGCGCGGTTTCAAGCGAGATCCAGTTGCAGAAGGACCTCGGACACGTCGCCCAGGCCTTGTCGGAAGGTGCTCAATTGCGCACCGGCGGCGCGCGCATTCTGGAAGAGACGGGCGGCTATTACATGCGCCCGGCCGTCTTCGACGTGTCACCGTCCATGACGCTCGCCCGCGAAGAGGTCTTCGGACCGATCCTGTCGATCATTCCCTTCGAGACGGAGGCGCACGCCCTGCAAATCGCCAACGCCACGGAATATGGCCTCGCCTCCGCCGTCTGGACAGCGAACCTGTCGCGCGCTCACCGGATGGTGCGTGGTATCCGCGCCGGCGTCGTGCACGTCAACACCTATGGTGGCGCCGACAACAGCGTGCCGCTCGGCGGCGTCAAGCAGTCGGGCAACGGCCACGACAAATCCCTGCATGCCCTCGATAAATATGTCGATCTGAAAACGGCGTGGATTCAGCTCTGA
- a CDS encoding APC family permease, with protein sequence MNTQNSQGPAENQLRKNSLGVGAVTFLVVSAAAPLTAVAGGVPLSMMLGNGPGIPLTFLLVTGILLLFAVGYVAMARHIRNAGAFYAYTAQGLGGLMGGAAALIAILAYNAMQIGVLGLFGAATRGFFAEQIGLDLPWWVWSYIGIAFVAVFGYRRVDLSAKVLTVLVILEYLVVLVIDAAIFVKGGDAGLSAAPFTLAAFWSGTPAIGLLFCFAAFIGFEATTIYSEEAREPQKTVPRATYISVLIIGLFYMLTSWLMVNGAGVDKLVPELQGLADPTTFLFGLAERYVGHWITVVMSVLFITSLFAGVLAFHNGVARYMYVAGREGLLPKSVGVTHPVFQSPHVGSIIQTVIAILVVALFALTGQDPVLALFSWLTNVATLAIILLMAFTAFAIVVFFSRNPGLEHNVLAVKILPVVTGLILLALVYYISANFGAIAGANGVLAVLLPGLVLIAGIIGLLAAARLKSADAIGFARLGAGQEA encoded by the coding sequence ATGAATACGCAAAATTCGCAAGGCCCGGCTGAGAACCAGCTGCGCAAGAACAGTCTCGGCGTCGGCGCCGTGACCTTCCTGGTGGTTTCAGCCGCCGCACCACTGACGGCGGTCGCCGGCGGCGTGCCGCTGTCGATGATGCTCGGCAACGGGCCGGGCATTCCGCTGACCTTCCTGCTGGTGACCGGCATCCTGCTGCTGTTTGCCGTCGGCTACGTCGCCATGGCGCGTCATATCCGCAATGCCGGCGCCTTCTATGCCTATACCGCGCAGGGGCTCGGCGGCCTCATGGGCGGGGCGGCCGCGCTGATCGCGATCCTCGCCTATAATGCCATGCAGATCGGGGTTCTCGGCCTCTTCGGCGCGGCGACCAGAGGTTTTTTCGCCGAGCAGATCGGCCTCGACCTTCCCTGGTGGGTCTGGAGCTATATCGGCATCGCCTTCGTCGCCGTTTTCGGCTACCGCCGGGTCGATCTCTCGGCCAAGGTGCTGACGGTGCTCGTCATCCTCGAATATCTCGTCGTCCTCGTCATCGACGCCGCGATCTTCGTCAAGGGCGGCGATGCCGGCCTCTCCGCCGCGCCGTTCACGCTCGCCGCCTTCTGGAGCGGTACGCCGGCCATCGGCCTGCTGTTCTGCTTTGCCGCCTTCATCGGCTTCGAGGCAACGACCATCTACAGCGAGGAAGCGCGCGAACCGCAGAAGACCGTGCCCCGCGCCACCTATATCTCCGTGCTGATCATCGGCCTCTTCTACATGCTGACCTCCTGGCTGATGGTGAACGGCGCCGGCGTCGACAAGTTGGTGCCCGAGCTTCAGGGCCTCGCCGATCCCACGACCTTCCTATTCGGCCTCGCCGAGCGTTATGTCGGCCACTGGATCACCGTGGTGATGAGCGTCCTCTTCATCACCAGCCTGTTTGCCGGCGTCCTTGCCTTCCACAACGGCGTTGCACGCTACATGTATGTCGCCGGCCGCGAGGGCCTGCTGCCGAAGTCCGTCGGCGTCACCCATCCGGTTTTCCAGAGCCCGCATGTCGGCTCGATCATCCAGACCGTCATTGCGATTCTCGTCGTGGCGCTCTTTGCGCTGACCGGCCAGGATCCTGTTCTGGCGCTGTTTTCGTGGCTGACCAATGTCGCGACGCTCGCTATCATCCTGCTGATGGCCTTCACGGCCTTCGCGATCGTTGTGTTCTTCAGCCGCAATCCTGGGCTCGAACACAATGTCCTGGCCGTCAAGATCTTGCCCGTCGTGACAGGACTGATCCTGCTGGCATTGGTCTATTATATCTCGGCGAATTTCGGCGCGATCGCCGGCGCCAACGGCGTGCTCGCCGTGCTCCTGCCAGGTCTCGTGCTGATCGCCGGAATTATCGGGCTGCTGGCGGCGGCGCGGCTGAAATCGGCGGATGCCATCGGTTTTGCCCGACTCGGCGCCGGCCAGGAAGCCTGA
- a CDS encoding IclR family transcriptional regulator, whose amino-acid sequence MSTIGKALSLLDTLSRLDKEVGLTDIARLCSLDKATARRFLVELEKHGFIEQDADSRRYRIGSAPVRLARIREARYPFLRVAVPFIKTLAESSAETVHLSEFSGGKLSTIHVEDPPRAHRIIVDVGSILPLHATASGLAFLAFCPPKEIDAALQKPLEKFTDHTVVDPEMIRGLLGETAARGFSICHQGLEAGVISVAAPVRAPDGRPVGCVAIAAPLSRTTKTAIHEFGSQAAAAANDISEKYYGSERLMGTSPNIRRRD is encoded by the coding sequence ATGAGCACGATCGGAAAGGCGCTTTCATTGCTGGACACCCTGTCACGGCTGGACAAGGAAGTGGGTCTGACAGACATCGCCCGCCTGTGTTCGCTCGACAAGGCAACGGCACGGCGCTTCCTGGTGGAACTGGAAAAACACGGTTTCATCGAGCAGGACGCCGATAGCCGCCGCTACAGGATCGGATCGGCGCCGGTTCGGCTCGCCCGCATCCGCGAGGCGCGCTATCCCTTCTTGCGGGTTGCCGTGCCCTTCATAAAGACGCTCGCCGAATCCTCGGCGGAGACGGTGCATCTTTCCGAATTTTCCGGCGGCAAGCTGTCGACCATCCATGTGGAAGATCCGCCGCGCGCGCATCGCATCATCGTCGATGTCGGCAGCATCCTGCCCCTTCACGCCACTGCATCCGGCCTTGCCTTCCTCGCCTTCTGCCCGCCCAAGGAGATCGACGCAGCGCTTCAAAAGCCGCTCGAAAAATTCACCGATCATACGGTCGTCGATCCCGAAATGATCCGCGGTCTGCTCGGGGAGACGGCCGCACGCGGCTTTTCGATCTGCCATCAGGGCCTCGAAGCCGGCGTCATCAGCGTCGCTGCACCCGTGCGCGCGCCGGACGGGCGGCCGGTGGGCTGCGTGGCAATCGCAGCCCCGCTCTCGCGCACCACGAAGACGGCTATTCACGAATTCGGCTCCCAGGCGGCAGCGGCGGCCAACGACATTTCAGAAAAATACTACGGGTCGGAAAGGCTCATGGGAACCAGTCCAAACATCAGGAGGAGAGATTGA
- a CDS encoding Tm-1-like ATP-binding domain-containing protein → MSPAAALPRILVVGTGDTKCDELQFMASVIAEAGGEPVMVDVSILGDPPYVPDYSKHDIAKAAATSIAAIAESGDENSAMAAMASGAAALTLRLYREGLVDGIIVLGGSMGTDLALDVAAVLPLGVPKFVVSTIAYSHLIPPERIAPDLMMILWAGGLYGLNSICRSVLSQACGAVVGAAKHGTKPDRTRPLIGMTSLGSSCLKYMKHLRPEMEKRGYDLAVFHATGMGGRAFEAIAAEAGFAAVFDFCIQEVSNHHYGTVVTSGPDRLENAGRAGIPQIVAPGAVDMVDLQAWQTLPDIFADRPYHAHNRLIGSVTTSPDGRREVARVIGRKLAGAEARVAFLLPTEGLQEWDKPEEPLHDPEGLAAFLDEMRRVIPPSVTFQEVEAHINSSSFSAAALAVFDSWVAEGIIPEGRP, encoded by the coding sequence ATGAGCCCCGCGGCTGCCTTGCCAAGGATCCTCGTCGTCGGAACCGGTGACACCAAATGCGATGAACTGCAATTCATGGCGTCTGTCATCGCCGAGGCCGGCGGGGAGCCCGTCATGGTCGATGTCAGCATTCTCGGCGACCCGCCTTACGTTCCCGATTATTCCAAGCACGACATCGCCAAGGCCGCCGCCACCTCGATTGCGGCGATCGCCGAAAGCGGCGATGAAAACAGCGCCATGGCGGCGATGGCGAGCGGTGCGGCGGCGCTGACGCTGCGGCTCTACAGGGAGGGGCTCGTCGACGGCATCATCGTGCTCGGCGGCTCGATGGGCACGGATCTGGCCCTCGATGTCGCCGCTGTCCTGCCGCTCGGCGTGCCGAAATTCGTGGTCTCGACCATCGCCTATTCCCATCTGATCCCACCCGAGCGCATCGCGCCGGATCTGATGATGATCCTGTGGGCCGGCGGCCTCTACGGGCTCAACAGCATCTGCCGCTCGGTGCTGTCGCAGGCCTGCGGCGCCGTCGTCGGCGCGGCAAAGCACGGAACCAAACCGGATCGCACCCGCCCGCTGATCGGCATGACCTCGCTCGGCTCTTCCTGCCTGAAATATATGAAGCATCTGCGGCCCGAAATGGAAAAGCGCGGTTACGACCTCGCCGTCTTCCATGCCACCGGCATGGGCGGCCGCGCTTTCGAAGCCATCGCCGCTGAGGCCGGCTTTGCCGCCGTCTTCGATTTCTGCATCCAGGAGGTCAGCAATCACCATTACGGCACTGTGGTGACATCTGGGCCGGACAGGCTCGAAAATGCCGGCCGCGCCGGCATTCCGCAGATCGTTGCGCCCGGCGCCGTCGACATGGTCGATCTCCAGGCCTGGCAGACGCTGCCGGATATTTTCGCCGATCGCCCCTACCATGCCCATAACCGGCTGATCGGATCGGTGACGACCTCGCCGGACGGGCGTCGGGAAGTGGCACGGGTGATTGGCCGGAAACTGGCGGGGGCCGAGGCCAGGGTCGCCTTCCTGCTGCCGACCGAAGGGCTGCAGGAATGGGACAAGCCGGAGGAGCCGCTGCATGATCCGGAAGGCCTTGCCGCCTTCCTCGACGAGATGCGCCGCGTAATCCCGCCATCCGTCACGTTCCAGGAAGTCGAGGCGCATATCAATTCTTCATCCTTTTCGGCCGCAGCCCTTGCCGTTTTCGACAGCTGGGTGGCCGAGGGCATCATCCCGGAAGGACGGCCATGA
- a CDS encoding HAD family hydrolase yields MTGERALILDFGGVVTRTLFETHGITERTLGLPRGSLTWLGPFDTATDPLWVKMQNREITERDYWLTRAGEVGRLVGENWADMQTFVRRARGAEPELVLRPEARDAILKAKKAGLKLAILSNELDLFYGVEFRKRFPLIDLFDVIADATYTKILKPDPRAYEQVLTELGLPREACVFVDDQKKNIEGAEAVGLPHVHFDVTRPAESYARALAMLGL; encoded by the coding sequence ATGACAGGCGAACGCGCCCTCATTCTCGATTTCGGCGGCGTGGTCACCCGTACCCTGTTCGAGACGCATGGCATCACGGAGCGCACGCTCGGCCTTCCCCGGGGCTCGCTCACCTGGCTCGGTCCGTTCGACACCGCGACCGACCCGCTCTGGGTGAAAATGCAGAACCGCGAGATAACCGAACGCGATTATTGGCTGACGCGCGCCGGCGAAGTCGGACGCCTGGTTGGCGAGAACTGGGCCGACATGCAGACCTTCGTGCGTCGCGCCCGCGGCGCCGAGCCCGAACTGGTGCTGCGGCCGGAAGCCCGCGACGCCATCCTGAAGGCCAAGAAAGCGGGATTGAAGCTCGCCATCCTGTCGAACGAACTCGATCTCTTCTACGGCGTCGAGTTTCGCAAACGCTTCCCGCTGATCGACCTCTTCGACGTCATCGCCGACGCCACCTACACCAAGATCCTGAAGCCCGATCCGCGCGCCTACGAGCAGGTGCTGACCGAACTCGGCCTGCCGCGCGAAGCCTGCGTTTTCGTGGACGACCAGAAGAAGAACATCGAAGGCGCCGAAGCCGTCGGATTGCCGCATGTGCATTTCGACGTCACCCGCCCTGCCGAAAGCTATGCCCGCGCACTTGCCATGCTGGGCCTCTGA
- a CDS encoding aspartate aminotransferase family protein, with protein sequence MRETNFIIENNARHLWHPMAHPAEMQAQPPRIINAGEGVEIVDIQGKKVLDAVGGLWNVNLGYSCEPVKKAIRDQLDELPYYSTFRGTTNSPLIELSYELAEWFRPDGLSRSFFTSGGSDSVETCLRLARQYHKINGQPERTKFVALKKGYHGTHFGGASVNGNQNFRRNYEPLLPGVFHLPAPFAYRNPFDTDNGAEIAAAIGRLFEDEIAFQGADTIAALIVEPVLGAGGVIVPHETFLPLMREICDRYGILLIADEVITAFGRTGAWTGSRLWGVKPDLMSTAKAITNGYFPFGAVMISDKVAEVFEGSKGAFGSIGHGYTYSGHPAGAAAALATLKETKRLNVAANAAVRGEELIAGLRALQGRHELIGDVRGKGLMCALELVSDRKKKTAASKDVLQKVQDAAYDAGVLVRTSGANVIMSPPLIVTAGDVQTILTALDAGLAAVRN encoded by the coding sequence ATGCGTGAAACCAATTTCATAATCGAAAACAACGCCCGCCATCTGTGGCACCCGATGGCCCATCCGGCCGAAATGCAGGCCCAGCCGCCGCGCATCATCAATGCCGGCGAAGGCGTCGAGATCGTCGACATCCAGGGCAAGAAGGTGCTGGATGCCGTCGGTGGTCTCTGGAACGTCAATCTCGGCTATTCCTGCGAGCCGGTGAAAAAGGCGATCCGCGACCAGCTCGACGAGCTGCCCTATTATTCGACATTCCGCGGCACGACCAATTCTCCGCTGATCGAACTCTCCTACGAGCTTGCCGAGTGGTTCAGGCCGGACGGATTGAGCCGCTCCTTCTTCACCTCGGGCGGCTCGGATTCGGTCGAGACCTGCCTGCGCCTGGCGCGCCAGTACCACAAGATCAACGGGCAGCCGGAGCGCACCAAATTCGTCGCGTTGAAGAAGGGCTATCACGGCACGCATTTCGGCGGCGCATCCGTCAACGGCAACCAGAACTTCCGTCGCAACTACGAACCGCTGCTTCCGGGCGTCTTCCACCTGCCGGCGCCCTTTGCCTATCGCAACCCGTTCGACACCGACAACGGCGCGGAGATCGCCGCCGCGATCGGCCGGCTGTTCGAAGACGAGATCGCATTTCAAGGGGCGGACACCATTGCCGCCCTGATCGTCGAACCGGTGCTGGGGGCCGGCGGCGTCATCGTCCCGCATGAAACCTTCCTGCCGCTGATGCGCGAAATCTGCGACCGATACGGCATTCTGCTGATCGCCGACGAGGTCATCACCGCTTTCGGCCGCACCGGCGCCTGGACGGGATCGCGTCTCTGGGGCGTCAAGCCTGATCTGATGTCGACCGCCAAGGCAATCACCAACGGCTATTTCCCCTTCGGCGCCGTCATGATCTCGGACAAGGTGGCGGAGGTGTTCGAAGGCAGCAAGGGTGCATTCGGCAGCATCGGCCACGGCTACACCTATTCCGGCCATCCCGCTGGTGCGGCCGCCGCCCTTGCGACGCTCAAGGAAACGAAGCGGCTGAACGTCGCCGCCAATGCCGCCGTCCGCGGAGAAGAACTCATTGCCGGCCTCAGGGCGCTGCAGGGCAGGCATGAGTTGATCGGCGACGTGCGTGGCAAGGGCCTGATGTGCGCGCTCGAACTCGTCAGCGACCGCAAGAAGAAGACTGCGGCATCGAAGGATGTCCTGCAGAAGGTGCAGGACGCTGCCTATGACGCCGGCGTGCTGGTGCGCACCTCCGGCGCCAACGTCATCATGTCGCCGCCGCTGATCGTCACGGCGGGCGACGTCCAGACGATCCTGACGGCGCTCGACGCCGGCCTTGCAGCCGTGAGGAATTGA
- a CDS encoding aspartate aminotransferase family protein: protein MSDNAALIARRERLLGSNMSLFYDEPVHLVRGEGVWLWDADGRQYLDCYNNVPHVGHCHPRVVEAITRQASTLNTHTRYLHEGILDYVERLTATFDRSLDAAILTCTGSEANDVALRMAQAVTGKTGVIATNHTYHGNTAAVSQLSTRMPPVGGFGGHVRHVPAPDSYRPLGGEGGDAFATAFAAEVEAAIASLQESPHGFSAIIIDPFFANEGFPDLPPGFLDKTVAAVRKAGGLVITDEVQPGFGRTGSDMWGHQRAGIVPDIVTLGKPMANGHPVGGVVANAEVLNAFRKAFRYFNTFGGNPVSCAAAMAVLDVIEDEKLIENARSVGEYTRDAFKRLAQKHPIIGDVRGSGLFMGMEFVLDRATKEPATAEASRIVNEMRERGVLMGKIGIHQCATKIRPPMPFSRDNADLMLSVFDDVLSGL from the coding sequence ATGTCCGACAATGCAGCTCTTATCGCCCGCCGCGAGCGGCTTCTCGGCAGCAACATGTCGCTCTTTTACGATGAGCCGGTGCATCTGGTGCGCGGCGAAGGCGTCTGGCTCTGGGATGCCGACGGCCGGCAATATCTCGATTGCTACAACAATGTGCCGCATGTCGGCCATTGCCATCCGCGCGTCGTCGAAGCCATCACCCGGCAGGCTTCGACGCTGAACACCCACACGCGTTATCTGCACGAAGGCATTCTCGACTATGTCGAACGCCTGACCGCGACCTTCGACAGGAGCCTCGACGCCGCGATCCTCACCTGTACCGGCAGCGAGGCGAACGATGTGGCGCTGCGGATGGCGCAGGCGGTGACCGGCAAGACCGGCGTCATCGCGACCAACCACACCTATCACGGCAATACGGCGGCGGTATCGCAGCTCTCGACCCGCATGCCGCCGGTCGGCGGCTTCGGTGGCCACGTCCGCCACGTGCCGGCGCCCGACAGCTATCGTCCGCTCGGCGGCGAAGGTGGAGACGCCTTTGCCACGGCCTTCGCGGCCGAGGTCGAGGCGGCGATCGCCTCGCTGCAGGAGAGCCCGCACGGTTTTTCGGCCATCATCATCGATCCATTCTTCGCCAATGAAGGCTTCCCGGATTTGCCGCCGGGCTTTCTCGACAAGACAGTCGCGGCCGTGCGCAAGGCCGGCGGCCTCGTGATCACCGACGAAGTGCAGCCCGGTTTCGGCCGCACCGGCTCTGATATGTGGGGCCACCAGCGCGCCGGCATCGTTCCTGATATCGTGACGCTCGGCAAGCCGATGGCAAACGGCCATCCGGTCGGCGGCGTCGTTGCCAATGCCGAGGTGCTGAACGCCTTCCGCAAGGCCTTCCGCTACTTCAACACCTTCGGCGGAAACCCCGTCTCCTGCGCGGCAGCGATGGCGGTCCTCGACGTGATCGAGGACGAGAAGCTGATCGAGAACGCGCGTAGTGTCGGCGAATACACCCGTGATGCCTTCAAGCGGCTTGCGCAGAAACATCCGATCATCGGCGACGTGCGCGGCAGCGGTCTCTTCATGGGCATGGAATTCGTGCTGGATCGGGCGACGAAGGAGCCGGCAACCGCTGAGGCAAGCCGGATCGTCAATGAAATGCGCGAGCGCGGCGTGCTGATGGGCAAGATCGGCATCCATCAATGCGCCACCAAAATTCGCCCGCCGATGCCCTTCTCGCGGGATAACGCCGATCTGATGTTGTCGGTCTTCGACGACGTGCTGTCGGGCCTGTGA
- a CDS encoding phosphotransferase, producing MADQLPQTMRDALQKRALEALDHWAVLSDEPILLKYRENAVFRITLADGQPAALRLHRPGYHDATSLQSELAFMAALRRGDLDVPSPVPTGDGRNLVRLPANRKFPEQHADVVSWIDGTALGQTGTPLLQSAKTQADIFFRIGHAMATMHDLADAWAPPTGFRRPAWDADGLLGESPLWGRFWDCPGPSRDEAAALSTLRDDLRRRLGEVQRNGINYGLIHADLVRENIYLTGDENRVAFIDFDDAGYGFRLFDVATTLLKNRQEPAYADIEGALIAGYRSRRVLSDAALQSLPLFMVLRSLTYIGWLAERPEIPGAAERLSRYVAESLELARKLDADA from the coding sequence ATGGCCGACCAATTGCCGCAAACCATGCGGGATGCCCTGCAGAAACGCGCGCTGGAAGCGCTCGATCATTGGGCAGTCCTCTCAGATGAACCGATCTTGCTGAAATACCGGGAAAACGCGGTTTTCCGCATCACCCTCGCCGACGGGCAACCCGCCGCCCTGCGGCTGCACCGGCCGGGCTATCACGACGCAACGAGCCTGCAATCGGAACTTGCCTTCATGGCGGCACTGCGGCGCGGCGACCTCGACGTGCCGAGCCCCGTACCAACAGGCGACGGGCGCAACCTCGTCCGCCTGCCGGCAAACCGAAAGTTTCCCGAGCAGCATGCCGATGTCGTCAGCTGGATCGACGGCACGGCGCTCGGGCAGACCGGCACGCCGCTGTTGCAATCGGCGAAAACCCAGGCGGATATCTTCTTCCGCATCGGCCATGCGATGGCGACCATGCATGATCTTGCGGACGCCTGGGCTCCGCCGACAGGCTTCCGCCGCCCGGCCTGGGACGCCGACGGCCTGCTCGGAGAGAGCCCACTCTGGGGGCGTTTCTGGGATTGTCCGGGGCCTTCGCGCGACGAGGCCGCCGCACTCTCGACATTGCGCGACGACCTGCGCCGCCGCCTTGGCGAGGTGCAGCGAAACGGCATCAACTATGGCCTGATCCATGCCGATCTGGTGCGCGAGAACATCTACCTGACCGGAGATGAAAATCGCGTCGCTTTCATCGATTTCGACGATGCCGGATATGGCTTCCGTCTCTTTGACGTTGCCACGACCCTGCTCAAGAACCGCCAGGAGCCTGCCTATGCCGATATCGAAGGCGCCCTGATCGCGGGCTATCGCAGCCGGCGCGTGCTTTCCGATGCGGCACTGCAAAGCCTGCCGCTGTTCATGGTGCTGAGGAGCCTCACCTATATCGGCTGGCTTGCCGAGCGGCCTGAAATTCCGGGGGCGGCCGAACGCCTGTCTCGTTATGTCGCCGAAAGTCTGGAGCTTGCAAGAAAGCTCGATGCCGACGCTTGA
- a CDS encoding 5-carboxymethyl-2-hydroxymuconate Delta-isomerase: MPHLTIEYSANLEGRADIGELCRTLLKTVLETGLFEIGAVRVRALRADHYAIADELPENGFVDLNFRIGKGRTAEEKKRTGEAIFAAAIDVLGPLFETPHFALSLEIREIDAELSWKKNAIHPRLRG; encoded by the coding sequence ATGCCGCATCTCACCATCGAATATTCGGCCAATCTCGAAGGCCGCGCCGATATCGGCGAGCTCTGCCGGACGCTGCTGAAGACCGTGTTGGAGACGGGCCTTTTTGAGATCGGCGCGGTGCGCGTGCGCGCCCTTCGCGCCGACCATTATGCGATTGCCGATGAGCTCCCGGAAAACGGCTTTGTCGATCTGAACTTCCGCATCGGCAAGGGGCGCACGGCCGAGGAGAAAAAGCGCACGGGCGAAGCGATCTTTGCGGCGGCCATCGACGTTCTGGGTCCGCTGTTCGAGACGCCGCATTTCGCGCTGTCGCTGGAGATCCGCGAGATCGATGCGGAGCTGAGCTGGAAGAAGAACGCCATTCATCCGCGGCTGCGCGGCTAG